One genomic region from Longimicrobium sp. encodes:
- a CDS encoding phage tail protein, which produces MDVNGTRFHLLLGHDDWVGASGPAAGAEWSGGALGLERLPVVFPTRIAEAPPSQDDRRGAGRDRFGNWYVIGADRRSIRARSHHDPAETRFWPPEAPPPCGSAPAGAFTPAAPPPAPSPVPLRGLAVTGDHYLVVGTLEPAGLLVFDLAAGGPPVALPWPASVPFAPWDIAAAPGGGVWVLDREHARLWALDRFFRVISGAPAAPPAHAAPDFVPAGGPAAAHVVAEDAVGPITLDASLDVGAVLDPVAVDALCDGSALVLGRDGATAAAALHRFALDGAHASYPLAPLLDEVPGVLAGLARGFDLAFVPGAACSRHDVRGTAFIVSPSGNQAFAFTVAGAAEGLQIGFGRDFYPMRRFGGRAVVAAGGGAWYDGPGGRFVSLLAYPRPSYEREAVLRLPARGGGTDDERAFDGREPGCVWHRLMLDACIPPEASVRVESRAADFLEELPALPWEEEPAPYLRGGGPELPYRAAPLQGPDGQAGTWELLFQNARGRYLQLRVTLVGNGRTTPRLHGLRAYYPRFSYLARYLPAVWREDPASASFVDRLLANAEGTLTEIEGRVADAQMLFDTRTVPAEFLEWLAGWMGATFDAAWDEPRRRFFLANAMRMYASRGTREGIVRALRLALEACVDPHLFDDCGCAGSAAPTAGGPAGCGCAGGAARSSFGVRVVERFLARGSPGVAYGDVSDLAGPGTTTTALAWTPAQGAEPLHARWREWLAGRYETVQALNAAWGTAYTSFQSRLIRLAATAPPPRRAEDWRTFLREGLGFTYVPPEARELPLWQDFLAGRHRTVEALNAAWKRTGAAAAASLQDIPFPTEMPAGGGELGDWITFVSVVVPMHRSAHRFTVLVPVVPGEDAESQRRRRDLARRIAEIEKPAHTVVEARLYWAAMRVGEARLGTDTLLGQGSRVTALELGRGVLGAAQLAWTEPWNTTGRRVVGRDPIAVRRQPRATPARWT; this is translated from the coding sequence ATGGACGTCAACGGCACCCGCTTCCACCTGCTGCTGGGGCACGACGACTGGGTCGGCGCGTCCGGCCCCGCCGCGGGCGCCGAGTGGTCCGGCGGCGCGCTGGGGCTGGAGCGCCTCCCGGTGGTCTTTCCCACGCGCATCGCCGAGGCGCCGCCGTCGCAGGACGACCGCCGCGGCGCCGGGCGCGACCGCTTCGGCAACTGGTACGTGATCGGCGCGGACCGCCGCTCCATCCGCGCGCGCTCGCACCACGACCCCGCCGAGACGCGCTTCTGGCCCCCCGAGGCCCCGCCGCCGTGCGGCAGCGCGCCGGCCGGCGCATTCACGCCCGCCGCACCCCCGCCAGCGCCCTCACCGGTGCCCCTGCGCGGGCTGGCCGTGACCGGCGACCACTACCTGGTGGTGGGGACGTTGGAGCCGGCCGGGTTGCTGGTGTTCGACCTGGCGGCGGGGGGGCCGCCGGTGGCGCTCCCCTGGCCCGCCTCCGTCCCCTTCGCACCCTGGGACATCGCCGCGGCGCCGGGCGGGGGGGTCTGGGTGCTGGACCGCGAGCACGCGCGGCTGTGGGCGCTCGACCGCTTCTTCCGCGTGATCTCCGGCGCGCCGGCGGCGCCGCCCGCCCACGCCGCGCCCGACTTCGTCCCCGCCGGCGGGCCGGCTGCGGCGCACGTCGTGGCGGAAGACGCCGTGGGACCCATCACCCTGGACGCGTCGCTGGACGTCGGCGCCGTGCTGGACCCGGTGGCGGTGGACGCGCTGTGCGACGGGAGCGCGCTGGTGCTGGGGCGCGACGGGGCCACCGCCGCCGCGGCGCTGCACCGCTTCGCGCTGGACGGCGCGCACGCGTCGTACCCGCTGGCCCCGCTGCTGGACGAGGTGCCCGGGGTGCTGGCCGGCCTGGCGCGCGGCTTCGACCTGGCCTTCGTCCCCGGGGCGGCGTGCTCAAGGCACGACGTGCGCGGCACGGCGTTCATCGTATCCCCCAGCGGCAACCAGGCGTTCGCTTTCACCGTAGCCGGCGCGGCGGAGGGGCTGCAGATCGGGTTCGGGCGCGACTTCTACCCGATGCGCCGCTTCGGCGGGCGGGCGGTGGTGGCAGCGGGGGGCGGGGCCTGGTACGACGGCCCCGGCGGGCGCTTCGTCTCCCTTCTCGCCTACCCCCGCCCCAGCTATGAGCGCGAGGCGGTGCTGCGCCTTCCCGCGCGCGGCGGGGGGACGGACGACGAGCGCGCCTTCGACGGCCGCGAGCCCGGGTGCGTGTGGCACCGGCTGATGCTGGACGCCTGCATCCCCCCCGAGGCCTCGGTGCGCGTGGAGAGCCGCGCGGCGGACTTCCTGGAGGAGCTGCCTGCGCTGCCTTGGGAAGAGGAGCCCGCGCCCTACCTGCGCGGCGGCGGGCCCGAGCTTCCCTATCGCGCGGCCCCGCTGCAGGGCCCCGATGGGCAGGCCGGCACCTGGGAGCTGCTCTTTCAGAACGCCCGCGGGCGCTACCTGCAGCTGCGCGTGACGCTGGTCGGAAACGGGCGCACCACGCCGCGGCTGCACGGGCTGCGCGCCTACTATCCGCGCTTCTCGTACCTGGCCCGCTATCTCCCCGCCGTGTGGCGCGAAGACCCCGCCTCCGCCTCGTTCGTGGACCGCCTGCTGGCCAACGCCGAGGGCACGCTCACGGAGATCGAGGGGCGCGTGGCCGACGCGCAGATGCTGTTCGACACCCGCACCGTCCCCGCGGAGTTCCTGGAATGGCTGGCCGGGTGGATGGGCGCGACGTTCGACGCGGCCTGGGACGAGCCGCGGCGCCGCTTCTTTCTCGCCAACGCCATGCGCATGTACGCCTCGCGCGGCACCCGCGAGGGGATCGTCCGCGCCCTGCGGCTGGCGCTGGAGGCGTGCGTGGACCCGCACCTCTTCGACGACTGCGGGTGCGCCGGATCGGCCGCACCCACCGCCGGCGGACCGGCGGGGTGCGGATGCGCGGGAGGGGCGGCGCGGTCGAGCTTCGGCGTGCGGGTGGTGGAGCGGTTCCTCGCCCGCGGCTCGCCGGGGGTGGCGTACGGCGACGTGAGCGACCTGGCCGGGCCGGGGACCACCACCACCGCGCTTGCCTGGACCCCCGCGCAGGGGGCCGAGCCGCTGCACGCGCGGTGGCGGGAGTGGCTGGCCGGGCGGTACGAGACCGTGCAGGCGCTGAACGCGGCCTGGGGGACGGCCTACACCTCGTTCCAGTCGCGGCTCATCCGCCTGGCCGCCACGGCGCCGCCGCCCAGGCGGGCGGAGGACTGGCGGACGTTCCTGCGCGAAGGGCTGGGCTTCACCTACGTGCCGCCCGAGGCGCGCGAGCTCCCCCTGTGGCAGGACTTCCTGGCGGGACGCCACCGCACCGTGGAGGCGCTGAACGCGGCGTGGAAGCGCACGGGGGCGGCCGCCGCGGCCTCGCTGCAGGACATCCCCTTCCCCACGGAGATGCCGGCCGGGGGCGGGGAGCTGGGCGACTGGATCACATTCGTGAGCGTGGTGGTGCCCATGCACCGCTCCGCGCACCGCTTCACCGTGCTGGTGCCCGTGGTTCCCGGCGAGGACGCGGAGAGCCAGCGGCGCCGGCGCGACCTGGCGCGCCGCATCGCCGAGATCGAAAAGCCCGCCCACACGGTGGTGGAGGCGCGCCTGTACTGGGCCGCCATGCGCGTGGGCGAGGCGCGGCTGGGCACCGATACGCTGCTGGGCCAGGGCAGCCGCGTTACCGCGCTGGAGCTGGGCCGCGGCGTGCTGGGGGCCGCGCAGCTGGCATGGACCGAACCCTGGAACACAACCGGGCGCAGGGTGGTGGGGCGCGACCCCATCGCCGTGCGCCGCCAACCGCGGGCGACCCCTGCGAGGTGGACATGA
- a CDS encoding putative baseplate assembly protein translates to MPLIVPRIDDRDYTQILSEALARIPVHNPEWRNFNDADPGVTLLQLFAFMTDSLLYRANLIPERNRLKFLELLGIPLRPAAAATGVAAIANERGPLDTVTLPAGLQLFSGATGFVTENGLDVLPVEGKVFYRARLAAGTETDTAQTMYSQLFGDGEGEDAATLDFYRTTPFEWPVNGARVGAVSLTADAVDHALWLAVLLRAADKPDDALRSEVRARIAGKVLTLGIAPAWDASQRELRAGGAAARAVPQLSFDISTGTFDAAQEPVYTPLDAAADADALENLALVQLTLPAEGAFGAWDDLDPMDDGVGDLPPALDDESLAARVLCWIRIRLADAPDSPSSSAGGSAGWEARFSWLGVNATRISQRIPVAAQRVGVGTGEPDQSLALPNVPVLPESVSLAVNGELWTRTSDLLAAPAEVPVRDPTLPPGAEATAGGDPRVFAVDRESGVVTFGNGYAGMRPPPGAAIVAAYAYGGGSAGNVGIGAVKTGPLLPAGFKVVNPIPTWGGDDGETTVDAERRIPLSLRNQDRAVSKDDFREIVTATPGISLGRMEVLSTWHPDAGAPAPGVVTLLLIPNDPLRPDAPVPDRLFLQAVCAHLEPRRLVTTEVHLRGPEYVSLSLSVGFDTVPGADLATVREAVKAALRAFLSPLAGGQEGTGWPLDKPVEDRELWAQVARVAGVASVRGVRMWNEGGTEIATLPIRGLELPRLDRLTVRAGDAEDTAAPTGASAATRRRPVPVVPKSC, encoded by the coding sequence ATGCCGCTCATCGTTCCGCGGATAGACGACCGCGACTACACGCAGATCCTATCGGAAGCGCTGGCGCGCATTCCGGTGCACAACCCGGAGTGGCGCAACTTCAACGACGCCGACCCGGGGGTGACGCTGCTGCAGCTGTTCGCCTTCATGACGGACAGCCTGCTCTACCGCGCCAACCTGATCCCCGAGCGCAACCGGCTCAAGTTCCTGGAGCTGCTGGGCATTCCCCTGCGCCCCGCCGCCGCGGCCACCGGCGTGGCCGCCATCGCCAACGAGCGCGGGCCGCTGGACACCGTGACCCTTCCCGCCGGGCTGCAGCTCTTTTCCGGCGCCACGGGGTTCGTGACGGAGAACGGGCTGGACGTGCTGCCGGTGGAGGGAAAGGTGTTCTACCGCGCCCGGCTGGCGGCGGGCACGGAGACGGACACCGCGCAGACCATGTACTCGCAGCTCTTTGGCGACGGCGAGGGCGAGGACGCGGCCACGCTGGACTTCTACCGCACCACCCCGTTCGAGTGGCCGGTGAACGGCGCGCGCGTGGGCGCGGTGAGCCTGACCGCGGACGCGGTGGACCACGCCCTTTGGCTCGCCGTGCTGCTGCGCGCCGCCGACAAGCCGGACGACGCGCTGCGGAGCGAGGTGCGGGCCCGCATCGCCGGCAAGGTGCTCACCCTGGGGATCGCGCCGGCGTGGGACGCAAGCCAGCGCGAGCTGCGCGCGGGGGGGGCGGCCGCGCGGGCGGTGCCGCAGCTCTCCTTCGACATCTCCACCGGCACCTTTGACGCCGCCCAGGAGCCCGTCTACACGCCGCTGGACGCCGCCGCCGACGCCGACGCGCTGGAGAACCTGGCGCTGGTGCAGCTCACCCTGCCCGCCGAGGGCGCGTTCGGCGCCTGGGACGACCTCGACCCGATGGACGACGGGGTGGGCGACCTGCCCCCCGCGCTGGACGACGAGAGCCTGGCCGCGCGCGTCCTCTGCTGGATCCGCATCCGCCTGGCCGACGCCCCGGATTCGCCCAGCTCGTCTGCCGGGGGATCGGCGGGATGGGAGGCGCGCTTCTCGTGGCTGGGAGTGAACGCCACCCGCATCTCGCAGCGCATTCCCGTGGCCGCGCAGCGCGTGGGGGTGGGCACGGGCGAGCCGGACCAGTCGCTGGCTCTCCCCAACGTGCCCGTCCTTCCCGAATCGGTGTCGCTGGCGGTGAACGGCGAGCTGTGGACCCGCACCAGCGACCTGCTGGCCGCCCCCGCCGAGGTGCCGGTGCGCGACCCCACCCTGCCCCCCGGGGCCGAGGCGACCGCCGGCGGCGACCCGCGCGTGTTCGCCGTGGACCGCGAGAGCGGCGTGGTCACCTTTGGCAACGGCTACGCGGGGATGCGGCCGCCGCCGGGCGCGGCCATCGTGGCCGCCTACGCCTACGGGGGCGGGAGCGCCGGCAACGTGGGGATCGGCGCCGTGAAGACGGGGCCGCTCCTGCCGGCCGGCTTCAAGGTGGTGAACCCCATCCCCACCTGGGGCGGCGACGACGGCGAGACCACGGTCGATGCGGAGCGTCGCATTCCGCTCTCCCTGCGGAACCAGGACCGCGCCGTATCCAAGGACGACTTCCGCGAGATCGTCACCGCTACGCCGGGGATCTCGCTGGGGCGGATGGAGGTGCTCTCCACCTGGCACCCGGACGCCGGCGCGCCCGCGCCGGGGGTGGTGACGCTGCTGCTGATTCCCAACGACCCGCTGCGCCCCGACGCGCCGGTGCCCGACCGCCTCTTTCTGCAGGCCGTCTGCGCGCACCTGGAGCCGCGCCGGCTGGTGACCACCGAGGTGCACCTGCGCGGCCCCGAGTACGTCTCCCTCTCCCTGTCCGTGGGCTTCGACACCGTTCCCGGAGCCGACCTGGCCACGGTGCGCGAAGCGGTGAAGGCGGCGCTGCGCGCATTCCTGTCGCCGCTGGCGGGCGGGCAGGAGGGGACGGGGTGGCCGCTGGACAAGCCGGTGGAGGACCGCGAGCTGTGGGCCCAGGTGGCGCGGGTGGCGGGGGTGGCCTCCGTGCGCGGGGTGCGCATGTGGAACGAGGGGGGGACGGAGATCGCCACGCTGCCGATCCGCGGCCTGGAGCTGCCGCGGCTGGACCGGCTGACGGTGCGGGCGGGCGACGCGGAAGACACGGCGGCTCCCACGGGCGCGAGCGCGGCCACCCGCCGCCGTCCCGTCCCCGTCGTCCCCAAGAGCTGCTGA
- a CDS encoding GPW/gp25 family protein — MAGDTVFGSGISFPLRLGPDGRVASSRGPDNVRECIRHVLLTEPGERVMLPEFGGGAGSFLFEPNTVSTRRRIQERVEDALRRWEPRITLQSVTVEEGEDDPRAAVATVRYQLVADRATEQVSVRVELGG, encoded by the coding sequence GTGGCCGGCGACACCGTATTCGGGTCGGGGATCTCGTTTCCCCTGCGGCTGGGCCCCGACGGGCGCGTGGCGTCGTCGCGCGGGCCAGACAACGTGCGCGAGTGCATTCGCCACGTGCTGCTCACCGAGCCGGGCGAGCGGGTGATGCTCCCCGAGTTCGGGGGAGGCGCGGGGAGCTTCCTCTTTGAGCCCAACACCGTCTCCACGCGCCGCCGCATCCAGGAGCGGGTGGAGGACGCGCTGCGCCGCTGGGAGCCGCGCATCACGCTGCAGTCGGTGACGGTTGAGGAGGGGGAGGACGACCCGCGGGCCGCCGTCGCCACGGTGCGATACCAGCTGGTGGCGGATCGGGCGACGGAGCAGGTGAGCGTGAGGGTGGAGCTGGGGGGGTGA
- a CDS encoding prolipoprotein diacylglyceryl transferase family protein, translating to MTVPPTLPEGLLAALAVVLAAAYALRRAPARGLDAREAYRAWLCAALGGTCGGHALFLLSHGGGSAVEWLSFWSGGQSVFGVLAGGALCGGAYLAARRLPALDYADLSAVAAVLGYAAARTGCFLNGDDYGAPAALPWAVRYPPGTDAWTEHAARGWIGADAPASLPVHPVQLYLAAATLGIFFYLHRRTLPRGAAVGIASLAYGAARFALEPLRDDFIAVAGPFSLPQLFALALAAGGAAFLAARTLRAGDATAPIPASLSGGAAR from the coding sequence ATGACCGTCCCCCCCACCCTTCCCGAGGGCCTGCTGGCGGCCCTGGCGGTGGTGCTCGCCGCGGCGTACGCGCTGCGGCGGGCCCCCGCCCGCGGGCTGGACGCCCGCGAGGCGTACCGCGCGTGGCTGTGCGCCGCGCTGGGCGGGACGTGCGGGGGGCACGCGCTCTTTCTGCTGTCCCACGGCGGGGGGAGCGCGGTGGAGTGGCTGTCGTTCTGGAGCGGCGGGCAGAGCGTGTTCGGCGTGCTGGCGGGCGGCGCGCTGTGCGGCGGCGCGTACCTGGCCGCCCGCCGCCTGCCCGCGCTGGACTACGCCGACCTCTCCGCGGTGGCGGCGGTGCTGGGCTACGCCGCCGCGCGGACGGGGTGCTTCCTGAACGGCGACGACTACGGCGCACCCGCCGCGCTCCCGTGGGCGGTGCGCTACCCGCCGGGCACCGACGCCTGGACGGAGCACGCCGCGCGCGGGTGGATCGGGGCGGACGCTCCGGCGTCGCTCCCCGTGCACCCGGTGCAGCTGTACCTGGCCGCCGCGACGCTCGGCATCTTTTTCTATCTCCACCGGCGGACGCTCCCGCGCGGGGCGGCGGTGGGGATCGCGTCGCTGGCGTACGGCGCGGCCCGCTTTGCCCTGGAGCCGCTGCGCGACGACTTCATCGCCGTCGCCGGACCCTTTTCCCTGCCCCAGCTCTTCGCGCTGGCCCTGGCGGCCGGCGGCGCCGCATTCCTCGCCGCGCGTACGCTGCGTGCGGGTGACGCGACCGCACCGATCCCGGCATCCCTATCCGGCGGAGCGGCGCGATGA
- a CDS encoding ATP-binding protein: MSEPLFPGVAHDARGHLALRFYEAVLAVVTFAGARAAAAGGEPDAVLDEHPFLRAYLRELPLPHAGDVRSDEALRWLADQVRRWEPPVRAHLPLRALRGEPGIGDAQVLALLVVGMVEEDARFGALFAAAQDGARRPTVALVHQVVAGATDEADGAAGDAWALCRPLLDAGLVEALNPGDPRAEWQLRVPAPLWTAVAGETPAEPLPGVRWHPPGSFAPLDEMVLDDDARRRAAEAGVLLGSGRAEVLVVRGLAGSERLELVGALALGLGRGVLEAVPPGPELPPAWRVLGPLGALLGAVPAFVLEMGPGETFDVPAGGGWRGPAAVVAGHDGGLRGAAAERAVVVHLPPESPALRRRHWSRALPGSPPATHAALADAYTLGGRYIRRAAELAQGHAALEGRPAVTAADVRAAARSINRQQLDALAARLEDGGGWERLVLHRSTAAELLHLERRCRHRERLADALGGGMPGGMNRGVRALFQGPSGTGKTLAARVLASELGLDLYRVDLSTIVNKYIGETEKNLARVLGRAEDLDVVLLLDEGDSLMGRRTEVRSSNDRWANLETNYLLQRLDSYTGIVFVTTNSPGSIDAAFHRRMDAVVRFHLPEVEERWLLWQRHLPPGHEVGAEALEDAAARFELTGGQIRNAAVDAALLGLASPAGIVREGELAAAVEAEYRKAGASYPRQPALPAAARQDALSAFLGAIS, translated from the coding sequence ATGAGCGAGCCGCTCTTTCCCGGAGTCGCCCACGACGCGCGCGGCCACCTGGCGCTGCGCTTCTACGAGGCCGTGCTGGCCGTGGTCACCTTCGCCGGCGCCCGCGCCGCGGCCGCGGGGGGGGAGCCGGACGCCGTGCTCGACGAGCACCCCTTCCTGCGCGCCTACCTGCGCGAGCTCCCGCTGCCACACGCGGGCGACGTGCGCAGCGACGAGGCCCTGCGCTGGCTGGCGGACCAGGTGCGCCGCTGGGAGCCGCCCGTGCGCGCGCACCTGCCGCTGCGGGCGCTGCGCGGCGAGCCGGGCATCGGCGACGCGCAGGTGCTGGCGCTGCTGGTGGTGGGGATGGTGGAGGAGGACGCGCGCTTCGGCGCCCTGTTCGCGGCGGCGCAGGACGGCGCCCGGCGGCCCACGGTGGCGCTGGTGCACCAGGTGGTGGCCGGCGCGACCGACGAGGCCGACGGCGCGGCGGGCGACGCCTGGGCGCTCTGCCGGCCGCTGCTGGACGCGGGGCTGGTGGAGGCGCTCAACCCCGGCGACCCGCGCGCCGAGTGGCAGCTCCGCGTTCCCGCCCCGCTGTGGACCGCCGTCGCGGGCGAGACGCCGGCCGAGCCGCTGCCGGGGGTCCGCTGGCACCCGCCCGGCTCGTTCGCCCCGCTGGACGAGATGGTGCTGGACGACGACGCGCGCCGCCGCGCGGCCGAGGCGGGCGTCCTGCTCGGCTCCGGGCGCGCGGAGGTGCTGGTGGTGCGCGGGCTCGCGGGAAGCGAGCGGCTGGAGCTGGTGGGCGCCCTCGCGCTCGGGCTGGGCCGCGGGGTGCTGGAGGCCGTGCCGCCCGGGCCGGAGCTCCCCCCCGCTTGGCGGGTGCTGGGTCCGCTGGGCGCGCTGCTGGGCGCCGTCCCCGCCTTCGTGCTGGAGATGGGGCCCGGCGAGACCTTCGACGTCCCCGCGGGGGGCGGGTGGCGGGGGCCGGCGGCGGTGGTGGCGGGGCACGACGGCGGGCTGCGCGGCGCCGCCGCCGAGCGGGCCGTGGTGGTGCACCTTCCCCCCGAGTCCCCCGCCCTGCGCCGCCGCCACTGGAGCCGCGCCCTCCCCGGCTCGCCCCCGGCCACGCACGCCGCCCTGGCCGACGCGTACACCCTGGGCGGGCGCTACATCCGCCGCGCGGCCGAGCTGGCGCAGGGGCACGCCGCGCTCGAGGGCCGCCCCGCGGTCACCGCGGCCGACGTGCGCGCCGCCGCCCGCTCCATCAACCGGCAGCAGCTGGACGCGCTGGCCGCGCGCCTGGAAGACGGCGGCGGGTGGGAGCGCCTGGTGCTGCATCGCTCCACCGCCGCCGAGCTGCTGCACCTGGAGCGTCGCTGCCGCCACCGCGAGCGGCTGGCCGACGCGCTGGGCGGGGGGATGCCCGGCGGGATGAACCGCGGCGTGCGCGCGCTCTTCCAGGGCCCCAGCGGCACGGGCAAGACGCTGGCGGCGCGGGTGCTGGCCAGCGAGCTGGGGCTGGACCTGTACCGCGTGGACCTGTCCACCATCGTCAACAAGTACATCGGAGAAACGGAAAAGAACCTGGCCCGCGTCCTGGGCCGTGCCGAGGACCTGGACGTCGTGCTGCTGCTGGACGAGGGCGACTCGCTGATGGGCAGGCGCACCGAGGTGCGCTCGTCCAACGACCGCTGGGCCAACCTGGAGACCAACTACCTGCTGCAGCGGCTGGACAGCTACACCGGCATCGTCTTCGTCACCACCAACTCGCCCGGCTCCATCGACGCGGCCTTCCACCGCCGCATGGACGCGGTGGTCCGCTTCCACCTCCCCGAGGTGGAGGAGCGCTGGCTGCTCTGGCAGCGCCACCTTCCCCCCGGCCACGAGGTGGGCGCCGAGGCGCTGGAAGACGCCGCCGCGCGCTTCGAGCTCACAGGCGGGCAGATCCGCAACGCCGCCGTGGACGCCGCGCTGCTGGGCCTGGCATCCCCCGCGGGCATCGTGCGCGAGGGCGAGCTGGCCGCCGCGGTGGAGGCCGAGTACCGCAAGGCGGGCGCCTCGTATCCGCGGCAGCCGGCGCTCCCCGCCGCCGCGCGCCAGGACGCGCTCTCCGCCTTCCTGGGCGCCATCTCGTGA